A segment of the Cohnella algarum genome:
AAGGAGGATTCCCGACCGGCGCAAGGCCGAAGGAATCCTCCTTTTTAACGTTTAGAGGCGGCCGAACAGCAAATCGCAAAACGCCTTGGCATATGCCGGCAAATCCGGCGGGCGCCGGGACGAAACGAGGTTGCCGTCGATGACGACGGGCTCGTCCACCCATACGGCGCCGGCGTTTTCCATGTCGTCCCGGATGCCCGGGGTCGAGGTGACTTTCCGTCCCCGCACGATTTTCGCGGAAACGAGCACCCAGCCGGCATGGCAGATTTGCCCGATCGGCTTGCCGGCGGCGTCCATTTGCCGAACGAACTCCAGCACGTTCGGATCGCGGCGGATTTTGTCGGGGGCCCATCCGCCCGGAACGAGCAAGCCGTCCGCCTTCGAAGCGTCCAGTTCGCCGTAGGAAAGGTCGGAAACGGCCGGGACGCCGTATTTTCCGATGTAGGTTTTCCCTTTTTCGGGAGCGGCGTACAGCACTTCCGCGCCTTCCTCGCGCGCCCGGTAAACGGGATACCAGAGCTCGAGGTCTTCGAATTCCTCGTCCAGCAGGCAGATGACTTTTTTGGTCTGAGTCACGGTTCTTCCTCCTTTTGAAAACCGACACGCGTTTTGCGGCTTCGTCAAAGCCGCGTCGCACTTATTTTAACAGAATCGGACGTCCCGTTCATCCGAAATTAACCCGCAAAGGAGTTTTCAATCTTCATGTCCAACGATTCCCCGACCGGCCGCCGCTTCGTTCGCTGGCTTCCCGCCGTCGTCGTGATGGCCGTCATTTTTATCTTGTCTTCCCGTACCGGAGACGAGCTGGACACCGTCCTGCCCTGGGTGCAAAAGCTGTTTCCATGGCTGGAAAGCTTCGATCCCGGACATTATGCCGCCTATTTCGTCCTCGCGCTCTGCTATGCGTTCGGCTTCGGTTTTCGCAGAATGAACGTCGGCAGGAGCTTGCTGGTCGTGTTGATGAGCTTGCTTTACGGCGTTACCGACGAATGGCATCAGTCGTTCGTCCCGAACCGGACGCCCGACTTGGCGGATTTGCTGCACGACGGGATCGGCGCGGCCGTCGCCGTCGTTTGCGTCGCCATATGGAACGGCTGGGAGCGCGGCCGCTCCGCAAGAAAACGCAAGTAAATACGTCTTGAAAATACCAGTATTTACAGCGCCTTATAAAGAAGGAGTTCCCTTCCGCAGGCGCGAATACGAGAGGGGAGAAACGAAATGGCCCGGAACGCGGTTCCGGGGGTTGGGAGAGAATGTCGTTGCATAAGCGCTGTCCATGCGGCCACGGCCAGCAATTAACGCTCCGCACCGTTTTGCACGCGCGCAAGGCGAGCATTGCCAACGTGCCGGTCTATTCATGCGATGAGTGCGGTCGAAACGAAGTGTTTCCCGGAGTCAAGGCGGAGCTCGGACGCCTCATCGGCGAGCTCGGGCCGGCGCCGCGGCCGCAGACCGTTCTTTTCGACGAGCGGCATGAGTGGGTCGGCGTTCTTGCCGCTTTGCACAAGCGGGAAAGGCGGATCACGGCGACGGCCGTCGCGAGACGGACCGAGGAGCGGATGGACGAATTGCTGGATTTGCTGCTGGTCGCATCCAACGTCGGAGACGAACAATGGAAAACGGAGCTGAACGGACGATTGTCGCAATTAAGCTCGCAATACATATGCTATTGACGAATGGAGCGAAAACGGGGCGGCATCGCCTCGTTTTTTGCGAAAAAAACGATTTTCTGTTACCATGAAAATAAAGAGCATCATTTTCAAGGAGGCATCGGCATTGGCACAAATACGCCGTTTGATGACGGTAGACGATTGGGAAGACGCCCTTCGCGCCACGAAGGAGAAGCCTTTGCTCGTATTCAAGCACAGCACGCAATGCTCCGTAAGCGCGGGCGCGCACGAGGAGTGGCAGCATTATACGGCGGACGACGAAGCGGGCGGGGTCGACTACGCTCTCGTTCATGTGATCGAGGAACGGCCCGTCAGCAACGCGATCGCCGAATCGCTCGGCGTTACGCATAAATCCCCGCAAGTGATCCTGGTTCGGGACGGAAAGCCGGTCTGGGACGAGTCGCATTGGCGAATTACGTACGATTTTCTCAAAGACCGTTTGAGTTCCGCGGAAGCCGGATGAGGCCATTCGGCCAAAAGTCGAGATTTGGCTTTTCAAGCGGCCGTGTTACATTGCGTTAACGGCAAATTTGTCGTATCATTACCTTATTATCCCATGGACAAGCCCTATCGAGGATGTCTATGAACATTGGAGCGAGGACTGTGACGGTAACCATTTATGACGTGGCTCGTGAAGCTGGCGTGTCGATGGCGACAGTTTCCCGTGTCGTTAACAACAATCCGAACGTGAAGCCGCAGACACGCAAGAAAGTATACGAAGCAATCGAACGGCTCGGTTATCGCCCCAACGCCGTCGCCCGCGGGCTGGCGAGCAAGAAGACGACGACGGTCGGCGTGGTCATTCCCGACATTGCCAATGCGATCTTCGCCGAGGTTGCGCGCGGTATCGAAGATATTGCGAACATGTATCACTACAATATTATTCTC
Coding sequences within it:
- a CDS encoding VanZ family protein, whose translation is MSNDSPTGRRFVRWLPAVVVMAVIFILSSRTGDELDTVLPWVQKLFPWLESFDPGHYAAYFVLALCYAFGFGFRRMNVGRSLLVVLMSLLYGVTDEWHQSFVPNRTPDLADLLHDGIGAAVAVVCVAIWNGWERGRSARKRK
- the ytxJ gene encoding bacillithiol system redox-active protein YtxJ, coding for MAQIRRLMTVDDWEDALRATKEKPLLVFKHSTQCSVSAGAHEEWQHYTADDEAGGVDYALVHVIEERPVSNAIAESLGVTHKSPQVILVRDGKPVWDESHWRITYDFLKDRLSSAEAG
- a CDS encoding type 1 glutamine amidotransferase domain-containing protein, whose amino-acid sequence is MTQTKKVICLLDEEFEDLELWYPVYRAREEGAEVLYAAPEKGKTYIGKYGVPAVSDLSYGELDASKADGLLVPGGWAPDKIRRDPNVLEFVRQMDAAGKPIGQICHAGWVLVSAKIVRGRKVTSTPGIRDDMENAGAVWVDEPVVIDGNLVSSRRPPDLPAYAKAFCDLLFGRL